One stretch of Anolis sagrei isolate rAnoSag1 chromosome 11, rAnoSag1.mat, whole genome shotgun sequence DNA includes these proteins:
- the LOC132763676 gene encoding stomatin-like: MEDAESGLRKKNREPTKIGEVSDGDLGFCGWILVIVSFLLVLATFPLSIWLCIKIVKEYERAIIFRLGRILKGGAKGPGLFFVLPCTDSFINVDMRTISFDIPPQEILTKDSVTVNVDGVVYYRVQNATLAVANITNADSATRLLAQTTLRNVLGTKNLSQILSDREEIAHSMQATLDEATDDWGIKVERVEIKDVKLPVQLQRAMAAEAEAAREARAKVIAAEGEMNASRALKEASMVITESPAALQLRYLQTLTTIAAEKNSTIVFPLPIDLLQGIVSGMKR, from the exons ATGGAGGACGCGGAGAGCGGCCTTCGGAAGAAGAACAGGGAGCCCACCAAGATCGGag AGGTCTCCGATGGTGATCTTGGCTTCTGCGGATGGATCCTGGTGattgtttccttcctcctggtCTTGGCCACGTTCCCTTTGTCCATCTGGCTCTGCATCAAG ATTGTCAAAGAATATGAACGAGCCATCATTTTCCGACTGGGACGCATCCTGAAAGGAGGGGCAAAAGGGCCAG GCCTGTTCTTCGTCCTGCCTTGCACAGACAGCTTCATCAACGTGGACATGCGGACCATTTCCTTCGATATCCCGCCTCAGGAA ATCCTGACCAAGGACTCTGTGACTGTCAATGTGGATGGCGTGGTCTACTACCGGGTGCAGAACGCCACCCTGGCCGTGGCCAACATCACCAATGCCGACTCGGCCACCCGACTCCTGGCCCAGACCACACTCCGGAACGTCCTGGGCACCAAGAACCTCTCGCAGATCCTTTCTGACCGAGAAGAGATTGCGCACAGCATGCAG gccacgTTGGATGAGGCCACGGACGACTGGGGGATCAAAGTGGAGCGGGTGGAGATCAAGGATGTGAAGCTGCCAGTCCAGCTGCAGAGAGCCATGGCCGCCGAAGCCGAAGCTGCACGTGAAGCCAGGGCCAAG GTGATTGCTGCGGAGGGGGAGATGAACGCCTCCCGGGCGCTGAAGGAGGCCTCAATGGTGATCACGGAGTCCCCGGCCGCGCTCCAGCTGCGCTACCTCCAGACCCTGACCACCATCGCCGCCGAGAAGAACTCCACCATCGTCTTCCCGCTCCCCATCGACCTCCTCCAAGGCATCGTCAGTGGGATGAAGCgctag